A stretch of the Plasmodium berghei ANKA genome assembly, chromosome: 10 genome encodes the following:
- a CDS encoding selenoprotein, putative — protein MDKLKYVSGMGATFLTIKNAVLIIIIALFIIVVYKYVKYKNKISETKRNNEIYEKMKISREKQLQKLEEEMIVNKNKMNESLKNTDKETNNKTLNSSTPKSNSKDKSTFSHFKDYSNYYKPSIRDRYKGRASUR, from the exons atggaCAAATTAAAGTATGTCTCCGGAATGGGGGCAACTTTTcttacaataaaaaatgcgGTGttgataattattattgcattatttattatagttgtttataaatatgtgaaatataagaataaaatttcCGAAACTAAAcgaaataatgaaatatatgaaaaaatgaaaatatcaCGAGAAAAACAATTACAAAAATTGGAAGAAGAAATGAtagttaataaaaataaaatgaatgaaAGTCTTAAAAACACAGATAAggaaacaaataataaaacattaaatTCATCTACACCCAAATCGAATTCTAAGGATAAATCAACATTCAGTCATTTTAAAGATTATTCGAATTATTATAAGCCGTCTATAAGAGATAG ataCAAAGGTAGAGCATCCTGACGATAA
- a CDS encoding lipase, putative, with protein MKLSLNLYYCFHYFALMYVFTNSFLTYNSFININLFLFDTNLECINIIKTGIPVFVKQDLLLNRKLFSNYDNLDINDNTGNSENEIPTTHINIRKETENYNINCKNINDEKCIIHAEGNQCIKKNNNCITTLNKLKNDKTQNEQTEISDNKIIGTDITQIKEYGDSDKNLIKEKNEETIMKKNDENVEMCKINNNENSGIELDMNKNIVDVRLNENEENCENVSTQKCTQIDDEMLKMMDTKNILVIINEDENKNSYEEDDEEEDDDELINKHLNEVKNIIYELSFRNYEQNKPINSSDSDITDDTSNNLDDLDENEYEFVDGVCELDDINNMHVKYKNDLEKYRSKLKENKLDEYYNDIIKSRNLININYENEYMLKMKYHKDYNFPLHNLHIVNDKYIKNKLYKNFVLLNGDNDNLSFQEINYYADLSKIDICPTMFKDFYLKFSLCNGKYLPLGSSFVERVCFLSYHLKQNPHLNKIKVTKGKFILYHLFLNVVKAFKILSINKCVKHIKESNLLYIIFILNEEIIKESENEVNIGKCLNNIIQRNKEWYEILNFTFTIMFGCSSYLKEHYYLTEEEKNNIFFKDNILDLPIFEYFNKNIIDIFVPRNIDPKINIDLFKDISNTSGKNLKLYQTWYFCYLFIHKVYLLNKMWNIIKKWEFSNFVPNPWYIDHIGSVLVPHIISLRHIQQNDKKFFRYIDELQMFVCFKRSKKYSIPNYDKNEYHLVEHIVAFQGTSSPFIWLFNLIYELTPYPFLTKGKVHKAYLYIFKKAVKPYLHILKKKILNEIKNTKSKYSKENPYVIIFTGHSFGASMANMSSLYLENILREQGVKTKGNNNNNDDIGNNDNDHSVYVKIYSITFGMPIFYDDKYFEDFEKSAVISNNINVDYDPIPVAMAIPTLNGFRDPEENKKFNIIFKVEDLKKLNYDFGNIIFDGDELFNNEKNKPRSIMFLFMKYFFKNNIFFELCEQHIYQTHYFFYFVFLTLLSRWANEAEWGTYFLIPFFIFDILSFSHKNVMFMLKENYKKYKKLVLKKTKSNEKQEKNQVAN; from the coding sequence atgaaactaTCTTTAAacttatattattgtttccATTATTTTGCATTAATGTATGTATTTACCAATAGCTTTTTGAcatataattcatttattaatataaatttatttttatttgatacAAATTTAGAATGCATAAACATTATAAAGACTGGCATCCCAGTTTTTGTAAAACAGGACCTGTTATTAAATaggaaattattttcaaattatgataatttgGATATTAACGATAATACAGGTAATtcagaaaatgaaataccAACAactcatataaatattcgAAAAGAAACAGAAAactataatattaattgtaaaaatataaatgatgaaaagTGTATAATACATGCAGAGGGAAACcaatgtataaaaaaaaataataattgtatTACTACactaaataaattaaaaaatgataaaactCAGAATGAACAAACAGAAATATCagataataaaatcatTGGCACTGATATTAcacaaataaaagaatatgGTGATTCAGACAAAAATcttataaaagaaaaaaatgaggaaacaattatgaaaaaaaacgacGAAAATGTAGAAATGtgcaaaataaataataatgaaaattcaGGAATAGAACTagatatgaataaaaacataGTTGATGTAagattaaatgaaaatgaagaaaattgTGAAAATGTATCGACTCAGAAATGCACACAAATTGATGATGAAATGTTGAAAATGATggatacaaaaaatattctagTCATAATAAACgaagatgaaaataaaaattcttaTGAAGAAGACGATGAAGAAGAAGATGATgatgaattaataaataaacatttaaatgaagtaaaaaatattatatatgaactAAGTTTCAGAAActatgaacaaaataaaccCATAAATAGTAGCGACTCTGATATAACCGATGATACATCTAATAATTTGGATGATTTGgatgaaaatgaatatgaaTTTGTGGATGGTGTATGCGAATTAGATGATATAAACAACATGcatgtaaaatataaaaatgatttagaaaaatatcGTAGTAAATTAAAAGAGAACAAATTAGATGAATATTATAACgatataattaaaagtcgtaatttaataaatataaattatgaaaatgaatatatgctaaaaatgaaatatcaTAAGGATTATAATTTCCCTTTACATAATTTACATATagtaaatgataaatatataaaaaataaattatataaaaattttgttttactTAATGGtgataatgataatttaaGCTTTCAAGagataaattattatgcaGATTTAAGTAAAATAGACATTTGCCCAACCATGTTTAaagatttttatttaaagtTTAGTTTATGTAATGGTAAATATTTACCATTGGGTAGTAGTTTTGTTGAAAGGGtatgttttttatcatatcatttaaaacaaaatccacatttgaataaaataaaggtTACAAAAggtaaatttattttatatcatttatttttaaatgtagTAAAAGcctttaaaatattatcaataaataaatgtgttaaacatataaaagaatccaatttattatatattatatttattttaaatgaagaaataataaaagaatcCGAAAACGAAGTTAATATAGGTAAGTGTCTAAATAACATAATACAAAGAAATAAAGAGTGgtatgaaatattaaattttacaTTTACGATTATGTTTGGATGTTCTAGTTATTTAAAGGagcattattatttaacgGAAGaagagaaaaataatatattttttaaagacAATATATTAGATTTACCAATATTCGAGTactttaataaaaatataattgatatatttgttCCTAGAAATATAGACCCTAAAATAAACATTGACTTATTTAAAGATATTTCAAATACTTCTggtaaaaatttaaaattatatcaaaCATGGTATTTCTgctatttatttatacataaagtatatttattaaataaaatgtggaatataataaaaaaatgggaaTTTTCCAATTTTGTACCAAATCCTTGGTATATAGATCATATAGGAAGTGTGTTAGTTCCACATATAATTAGTTTACGTCATATTCaacaaaatgataaaaaattttttagatATATTGATGAATTACAAATGTTTGTATGTTTTAAAagaagtaaaaaatattctattcctaattatgataaaaatgaatatcaTTTAGTAGAACATATTGTTGCTTTTCAAGGGACATCAAGCCCATTTATTTGgctatttaatttaatatatgaattaacTCCTTATCCGTTTTTAACCAAAGGGAAAGTACATAAagcatatttatacatttttaaaaaagcTGTTAAACCatatttgcatattttaaaaaaaaaaattttaaatgaaataaaaaataccaAATCTAAATATTCAAAGGAAAACCCTtatgttataatttttactGGCCATTCTTTTGGTGCATCAATGGCTAATATGAGTTCTCTTTatttggaaaatatattgcgTGAACAAGGCGTAAAGACAAAaggtaataataataataatgatgatattggaaataatgataatgacCATAGCGTgtatgtaaaaatatactcTATAACTTTCGGAATGccaatattttatgatgataaatattttgaggACTTTGAAAAAAGTGCAGTTATAAGTAATAACATAAATGTAGATTATGATCCGATACCCGTAGCTATGGCTATTCCAACATTAAATGGTTTTCGTGATcctgaagaaaataaaaaattcaatataattttcaaggtagaagatttaaaaaaattaaattacgATTTTGgtaacattatttttgatgGTGATGAGctttttaataatgaaaaaaataaacccCGTTctattatgtttttatttatgaaatattttttcaaaaacaatatttttttcgaattGTGTGAACAACATATATACCAAacacattattttttttattttgtatttttaactCTCCTATCGAGATGGGCAAATGAGGCTGAATGGggaacatattttttaataccGTTTTTCATATTTGATATTTTGAGTTTTTCTCACAAAAATGTTATGTTTATGTTGAAAGaaaactataaaaaatataagaaattGGTGTTAAAAAAGACGAAATCTAATGAAAAACAGGAAAAAAATCAAGTCGCTAATTGa